Proteins from a genomic interval of Thermodesulfobacteriota bacterium:
- a CDS encoding helicase-related protein, with amino-acid sequence DIFPELKVGLLHGRMKGVEKEAAMGEFKKKKIDVLVSTTVIEVGVDVPNATVMLVEHAERFGLAQLHQLRGRVGRGERASQCLLLAAHTGGEDTWKRLKVMEETTDGFRIAEEDLKIRGPGDFLGLGTRQAGIPEFRTKGAMADLSLLKKARDEARDFLNSDPELKGTEAGSITAVLKARWRDRLELAEVG; translated from the coding sequence GATATCTTCCCCGAGCTCAAAGTCGGGCTCCTCCACGGCAGGATGAAAGGGGTCGAGAAGGAAGCCGCCATGGGAGAGTTCAAAAAGAAGAAGATAGACGTGCTGGTCTCCACCACCGTCATCGAGGTCGGGGTGGACGTGCCGAACGCCACGGTGATGCTCGTCGAGCATGCCGAGAGGTTCGGGCTCGCCCAGCTCCACCAGTTAAGGGGGAGGGTGGGCAGGGGGGAGCGGGCCTCCCAATGTCTCCTTCTCGCCGCGCATACCGGCGGGGAGGACACGTGGAAGAGGCTCAAGGTCATGGAAGAGACCACCGACGGCTTCCGCATAGCCGAGGAGGACTTGAAGATACGGGGACCGGGTGACTTCCTCGGCCTCGGCACCCGCCAGGCGGGCATACCGGAGTTCAGGACAAAGGGGGCGATGGCGGACCTCTCTCTCCTCAAGAAGGCGCGGGACGAGGCGCGAGACTTCCTGAATTCCGACCCGGAGCTTAAAGGGACGGAGGCCGGGAGTATCACGGCGGTCCTCAAGGCCAGATGGCGGGACAGGCTCGAGCTGGCGGAGGTGGGTTGA